TGGATCTCTCTCTGCGAGGCAGAACATCAGGGGCTCTTCCCTCTGACGGCCATGCAAACTTCTCATGACATCACAGATGTTTTATAGATATCGGCCATGAACTCACTCTTAAAGGAGTCCAGCTTCAGCTCCTCAGTTCCAAGTCTGGAGACAGAGTTTCATCCAGGTTCACCCAAAAAGTCAGATCTGTGAAGTCCACAGCGTAACGACGGTCACAGGAAAGTTTAACAGATGTGTTGATAACAGCTGGATCATCGGGTCAGATTCAGGTTTACTATTCTGACCCGGCTCTGGGTGGGGGGTTTGTTCTGGTGGATCTGTCCAGCTGAagatacacgtgtgtgtgtgtgtgtgtgtgtgtgtgtgtgtgtgtatgtgtgtgagtgcgccGACTATTTAATTGGAGTCAAGTGAATAATTGGTGGATTAAGGCTCCGCCCTCTGTCTGGATTGGGTGGGTGTGGAGGAACTGAGTCTAGTGTGATTACATCCTCATTATTCTGAAATTCCACCGcaggtccaacacacacacacacacgcacgcacgcacggacacacacacacacgcacacacacacgcacgcacgcacacacacacacacacacacacaatatctaGACCTCCTCCTCTGGTTCTGCTCAGTTCAACCCAAGCAGGATGTCGTATGTAAACTCTGAAGGTCTTGAAGTGGAGCAGAAGAACAACAGTTGAGTCTGGATCTAACTTGTAGACAGACCATTCTGGACATAAACaacggcaacacacacacacacacacacacacacacacacgcacgcacgcacgcacgcacgcacgcacgcacacacacacacacacacacacacacacacacacacagtgagaccAAAGGGTCCAACACCACAGCGGCTTCAAAGTTCTACTCAAAACAAACAGAACCAGCCTGTGGGCTGAAGCTCACATGTCCACAGGTGTGGAGAAGATTTTTCCTAAATCAGGAAGTCAGAAATCACTTCGTCATTTCCTGTCAAGCCCAAAAAACAAACAGATCTCAGACCAGCACCTGAACCACCTGACCCAATATGTACCATAGAATTGTTGTTGATGCTTTCTCGGGCAAAAATCTGAGTTCTTATCTGACAAAACAcgaatcagacacacacacacacacacacacacacacacacacacacacacacacacacacacacacacacacacacacacacacacacgcacacacacacacacacacacacacacacacacacacacacacacacacacacacacacacacacacacacacacacacacacacacacacacacacacacacacagcatgacAGGCCTGGACCTGCAGCCTAGTCTGCTGCTGACACTCTTAATGTTTACAGAAACAAAGCAAAGTAAAttttctctcagcacatctgggcTGAACCGAACCATCAGAACATATCACACATATCATTTTGGAAGAACCCTAAAATCTGAAAGCTCTGCCTCCAGTTCTTCTTTTAGAACCTCCAGGAACCACAAGTGAACTTGCAGTCTGAGAGCCCGGTGCTCCACTGGGAACATCTGGAACGAGAAGATCTGTAATCAATAAAGGAGCTTGAACTGTCAAAGCTTTAGAAGGTAAAAATTTAAATGTTAAATTCAGTTCTGGATCTTCCAGGGAGCTGATGAGGTGAATCTGATCTCTCCTAACGCTCAGCAGaactctggcagcagcattctggaacAGCTGGAAGCCTCTAAGACCAggttcacacggcaggatttcTAAATTGTTGGACAATTTCCAAAACATGAGAGACCCGACACGTTGGGGTAAAAATCACAGACATGCCAGTTTTGGTCATACAGAGTGTGATGTGCAGCATGACACATGAACACGTCTCACACACGGACTTAACACGGTAAGACAGGAAATTTCACAAGATCAAACGTGACTTCAGAGTGACATCAGTTCCATCACTTTGCTTTCTGATCATCTAGACATCACTTTCAACAGGCAGCAGACATGTTTGTTCTCTGAATCTGACCTCaacaatcaaacatgtttgaaagcTCGGATTTATGATTGGTTCAGTCTTGACATGCTTCCAAGCACACCACACActgcaggaatatctgataagattgtcTTTAGAGCCGTTACAGTAATCACACGCATCCATACAATTTATAGAAgggttgtgtctgtgtgtgtgtgtgtgtgtcatatttGATTTTGTGGCTTTGAGCTCAAAGCAGCTCATCTTTAAAACTTTTTGAAATGTTTCACACATCTTGTTTTTTTGTTGGATTTTTATTTTCTGCAGggaaataaaaacatgatttttgAACATCCAACTGGCCTGAGAGGGACTGTGTTTGGATTTGGGGCTTGCGGTGGTTCAGTCATGCCCTAGCCCCGAGGAGGTTTTGTGTTCTGTTAGACTCCTGAGGACGCCTGAGTTGATCTGATTGTGGTTCTGTTTCTTGCTGCTGCCTGGAACTTTCTCAGAACTGCGCATTAGTGCGGATGTCTTGTCACTGGTTTTTGCTGTGAATCGTTACTCCCACGCTGATCGAGCGGTCAGACTGCTGCAGACTTACAAACGCAGGAGAATAGTTCTAAAAATACCTTCTTGGATCAACTCTACGCTCTGAGTCTGCTGAAATCagaggtgttttgtgtgtgtgtgtgtgcgtgtgtgcgttgtGTTTTTGTTGGAACAGAGTGTGGGATTGTGGTGAGTCtcccacatgcatgtgtgtgtgtgcgtgttttagGTAGAAACCATCCCAGTGAGGACACTGTGGCGtctttcatttaatttattttcagtttatttatatagaagaCAGAACTGAACTCATGTCAGAGTTCTGTACCCAAAGCAGCCGGTCCAGACCAGTCCAGGGTTTGGGTCTGAACCAGTAAAACCAGATTCACTGAGTACACAACGCCAAACAATGAAACTATCCTGAAATAAAGGTACCAGCAGATTGGATTAAATGTTTACTTAAAGAAACACGGAGCAGTtttctgctcctctgccctactggttaaaagtggaattaaAAAAGTGGCAAATAATCACGCTGCAACCTGCCGTAGCTAGCAAttacaatgagctaacactgacATGAGCCAGCtgatcatcgtcgtcgtcttcctccgcttatccgggtcgcgggggcagcatcccaactagggagctccagaccatcctctccccagtcacctccaccagttcctccggcaggaccgcaaggcgttcccggaccagattggagatgtaacctctccaacgtgtcctgggtcgacccgggggcctcctgccggcaggacatgcccgaaacacctccccagggaggcgtccaggaggcatcctgaccagatgcccaaaccacctcaactgactcctttcgatctggaggagcagcgaatctactccgagtccctcccgaatgtccaagctcctcaccctatctctaaggctgagcccggtcaccctatggaggaaactcatttcgaccgcttgtatctgcaatctcgttctttcggtcattacccaaagctcatgaccataggtgaggattgggacgtagatcgaccggtaaatcgagagcctggctttctggctcagctccctcttcaccacgacagatcggctcagcgtccgcatcactgcagacgccgaaccaatccgcctgttgatctcccgatccctcctaccctcactcgtgaataagaccccgagatacttaaactcctccacttgaggtaggacctctctcccgacccggagttggcaaaccaCCGTGTCCCGGTCGTGTGATGAGCCAGCTGATACTAAAATTAAccacgaagtaaaaagatccacaccgtTGGACAAAAGTAGTATTacgtacaagtccagtagcaacaaagccaggtcaccctcagtctgtgattttgtagcttcCTTTAGCTCCCTTAACTAGTGCAGGCCGCGCTGATGTTCATGCCAGTTTCAGCTCTTTGTTTCGACATTactcacttttacttccaggctccaccatgaatcatgacaacaaaaaaaaagcaaacttcttttcctTGTTCATTTATTGATGATCAGCAAATCAAAGCCAACTACTGGCATAACAGCCGTAAAGCAAGTAGAAAGCGCCTCCTGGGACACCTAAGCACTCCACAAAACGATCAAGTGCTGTTTTTGATCAGCAGAGGAGTGCAGAAGGAtgtcagatatgaaactggtcaagtttctaacataACAATCACCGagttcaatgttaaagctctagctaaaGTTAAAAAAACCATCTAATGTCACTTTAAACTCCCCACTTAAAGGGTAGTGGAAGCCAGACTCCTTCTAAACAGGAAGAAccttccagaaccagaaccaggtgaAGGATGACCAGTGACATGGCGTCAGGTgtttgttgatgatgatgatgtgtacAGAAGGTGTTGACACAACAGTTTCTGGTCTTTACCTGCTGCAggaagaaaacaagaactaaacCAGGAAGGGAACCACAGGGTTGTTTTCGGGGTGGCGTCGTCATTCGGGTTGTTGAATTTGCTCCTTGTGAAATGAACAGCTGATGGATTCGGATAACGTTTCAGGTCTTAGCGCTGATCAGCTCTGGCTCTAGAACCAGATGTTTGAAGCTTTGCTGTTTAATTTTTGACAAACATTAGGTGCACTGTGAGGGGCTGTGAACTGAGTTTTAAGGGGTTTCATCATGATGttgtggtttgtttgttttttacacattttgacTCTTTGCACTCCCCCAGCAGATCCTAGACCTGCTAAAACTGAAACCTACCAGATTTTGCTAGGTTTTCTTCGGTCTTCCAGCTGATTTATTTGCTCTGGTTTGATATTCTGAGGATGTTGTGCTGGACGATGTGACTTCCCTGCAGTGCTGGCTGTAATCGGAGTCCAAACGATGACATTACAGATGGCGACTGTGGAGCCAGAGGCCTGTTAGCACAGCAGAAACTGCTTGAGTGTGTAAATTCTGAGGTTTACTGAAACAACAAGCTTCGGTCTGCTGGGAGCCCAGAGCTCGACCACAGGGAGGTTTTAATGATACTGTCCAGGAGTCTTTTTCGGACTGGGGGGGTGGGTAGGGGGGCACCCTGGACAGTGTGCTGAGAGAAACTTTTATTTCTGTGTGGGAGGAGCAGCAGATTGGGGCCAAATCCGGCTGGAAGACTATGACGGTGATGATGTTTTTAGTGTCACGCAGCTTTTCTTGGGGTTTCTCTTTTTAAAAGTTAAGTTCTGATACAGGTAGTGAAAGAAAAACTCAGGAATAAATGGATGCTGTGATGTTTGACACCTGAACTGTGGGTACAAGTTCGTCCAAGATGATTTTCTGTTAATTGGAAACCTGAACTTCATCGGGCCATTGTGTCGGCCAGGAGTTAGGGGTGCACCCAGTAACCCCGCGTCAGTGCATGTCAGCCGTTGCTTCCTTGAGTAAGACACTTCGCTTTACTTTCCTTGTGGTGCACTAGAGTACTCTGACTTCATACTAAAGTGCAATACATTGTCATGTTctggggtaagtgtctaacccaagacatacacaATCAGACACGAGTCGAGGTAAAgataaataataatttatttcttaatgatgaggagaactgagggcgcactgATGATCCAGCGGAGGGTAAACCAGCAAGCGGCAACTGAGGAGAACCAGAGGTGAGTAACGGGAGTTGTAGTTAATAGAGAGATTTGTAGGCAGAACTTACAATGCGAAAGTTCGGGGTGAAAGTGGAGGGGagttgagccggggtgatatccagaggtgAATTGTAAATTCCAGGTGGAAGCGTAGActgatgaggaggatgaggatgaggtagcggagagggagcgtgaggacggtggagagcgggacggcaGAGCGGAGTCGGTATCCGGGCAGCGAACCGGTGAGTATCCTGATGGTTCCAAGACgggagcgaatccggaggagaagcgagtctgaaggTAGGTATCAAAGCACAACGAGTTCAGATTAAAACGAGTTCCAAAAGTTACTAGACAAGACGAGGTTTCAAAGTTACTAGGAACTAGGAGCTAGGAGCTAGGAGCTAGGAGCTAGAG
This genomic window from Nothobranchius furzeri strain GRZ-AD chromosome 9, NfurGRZ-RIMD1, whole genome shotgun sequence contains:
- the LOC139071834 gene encoding uncharacterized protein isoform X3, producing the protein MINYCLTRFSSGFAPVLEPSGYSPVRCPDTDSALPSRSPPSSRSLSATSSSSSSSVYASTWNLQFTSGYHPGSTPLHFHPELSHFAACWFTLRWIISAPSVLLIIKK